The sequence below is a genomic window from Massilia oculi.
GAATCATCTGGGAGATGATGTTGCGTTGGATTTCATTCGACCCGCCGTAGATCGAAGTCTTGCGGTAGTTGAAGTAATAGCCGGCCAACGGGGCCGCATCGTCGTCGCCCGCGATGGCGTGTTCGCGCGCTCCGCCCAGGTAGGCCGGATCGAAGGGCAGCGCCAGCGGGCCGGCCGCCTCGACCATCAGCTCGGTGAGCGCCTGCTGGATCTCGGTGCCTTTCACCTTCAGCATCGACGCTTCGGGGCCGGGCGCGGCCTCGCCCCGGGCCAGCACGCGCAGCACCGTCATCTCGAGCGCCATCAATTCGATCTCGAGCGCCGCCACCTTCGCCCCGAACAGAGGGTCGTCGAGGAGCGGCCGTCCACGCTTGCGTTCGCGCAGCGCCAGGCGCTTGACGAAGGCCAGCTCGCGCTTGGAACGGCCGACGGCGGCGATGCCGGTGCGCTCGTGGCCGAGCAGGTATTTGGCATAGGTCCAGCCGCGGTTTTCCTGGCCCACCAGGTTGGCGACCGGCACCCTGACGTTGTCGAAGAAGACTTCGTTGACTTCGTGGTCTTCGTCGAGCATCGCGATCGGGCGCACGGTGACGCCGGGACTGCGCATGTCGATGAGCAGGAAGGAAATGCCCTCCTGCTTGCGCACGCCGGGATCGGTGCGCACCAGGCAGAAGATCATGTCGGCGTGCTGGGCCAGGGTGGTCCAGGTCTTCTGGCCGTTGACGATGTAATGACCGCCCTCGGCGTCCTGCACGTGGACCGCGCTCGTCTTGAGCGCGGCCAGGTCGGAGCCGGCGCCGGGCTCGGAATAGCCCTGGCACCACCAGTCCTCGCAGGACAGGATGCGCGGCAGGTAATAGTCCTTCTGCTGCTGGCTGCCGAAAGCCATGATCACGGGCGCCACCATATTGACGCCGAACGGAAGGACTTGCGGCGTACCGGCCAGCGCGCATTCTTGCTCGAAGATGTGGCGCTGCAGCGGCGTCCAGCCGGGCCCACCGTATTCGACCGGCCAGCCGGGCGCTGCCCAGCCCTGGGCGGCCAGGATGCGGTGCCAGCGGACGTAGTCGTCGCGGGTCAGGCGCAGGTGCTGCCGGACCTTGTGCTGGAGTTCAGGGGGAAGATGGGAAGCGAGAAAAGCGCGGACCCGGTCGCGAAAGGCCAGGTCCTCGTCGGAGTAGTACAGGTCCACGTCGTCTCCTTGTTGTCGCCGTCATGAATAGCACGATCGTTCACAAGGATTGTACCCGAATCGGCCGCGCCGCCTAGCGTTGACGGCGCGGATGACCTGGCCTGGCCCTGCCTTGAAACGGCCAGGCCAGGACGCCGATTACTGCTTGGCGTTGCGGCGACGCGAGAAGGCGCCGGCGCCCATCAGGCCAGCCAGCATCAGCGCGATGGTGCCTGGTTCCGGCACGGCGTTGACCTGGTCCGGCAGTGCGCCGATCTGGTCCTGGACCGGCAAGTTGAAGACCGGGTCCGCATCCGGCGCCGGCACGGTCACGTTGCCGCCACCGCTGTCGCTGCCCGAGCCTGGCGCGGCAGGGCTGCCGCTGCTGCCGCCTGGCGCAGCGCTGCCGCCGCCCACTGGCGCACTGCCAGCGCCACCGCCACCGCCGGCGGCCGGGGCGCCGCCGACCGGTGCGCCGGGCGCGGCAGCGCCGCCGCCGACATTCTGGCCAGGCACGATCTTCACGCCGTCACCATCGTTGATGACCGACACGGAGTTACCATAACGGGCCGCCAGCAGGCCGTTACCGGCGCTCAGCACGTAGGCCGCGTCGATGCCTTGCTGGACGAAGAGTTTCTGCGCATCGGCGGACGAGAGGCTGGCGCTGGCCTTGCCGATCAGGTTGCCGGTGCTGCCGTGCGCGACGCCGCCTACCAGGCTGACGTCGCTACCGAGCACACCCGAACCGATCACACTGGTACCGTTTCCGGCGGTCCATCCATTCTGAAAGCCTGTCGTGGAGACGACATCTGCCTGGGCTGCACCGGCGCAGGCCAGCAGGGCAGCAACAACGAGGTGACGTGTTGACATGAAGATAACTCCTAAGTTAAGTAAGGATTATTGTTTTTACAACTACGGAATTATCGTATCACAAACAAAAAAGACTTAAGTTTTGACCAACATCAAATCGTGCATGCGAACTTATTGTTGAGTTGTAGTTTTTTCATTCCCCACATAACGCTACTGACAGCAAGTTCATTTTGCTTTGATCACTACTGGCAGAACATGCAATTCCAGGCGAGGCGCGGCCGAGCGTAGCGACCGCCCTGGCAACTTTGCTAGTTATTCTGACAAGAAACGCTGCAAGGGCCAATTGATGTGGGCAGCAAATAAAAAAGCCACGCCTGTCACGGCGTGGCCTTTCATGGAGCGGCGCGATATCGTGCCGCGCTTCGTACGCTCTTACTTGCTGTCAACCACCGTCATGTACGGCATGACGCGCGACGCCATCCGGGTATCGGTCTTCAGCATGCCGACCTCGTCCGCCAGGATATTGGCCGCCTCTTGCAGCATCACATCCTTGGCATCCTTTGCCGCCTTCTCGGCCGCCAGTTCTGCCTTGAGGTCGCGCTCGTCGCCCTGCAGGCCATCGTCCTGGCGCGGGGTTCCGCGCACTGCCACCACCGTTTTCTCGGGCTTGGTCGGATCCGGCGTCTCGGCGCGCTTCTCGGCGCTGCCCGGACCGCTGGCCGGCTCGCCCGGCGTCGACGAGGTGCCTGCCAGACGCGCTTCGCGCAGTTTCGAGCGGGCATCCTGGGCGTCGCGTTCCTTGCGCCGCACGGCCTCGTTCAGCGAGATGAGGTTCTCCTTGCGCAGCTTCAGCACCTCGTTGATGTCTTCCTGCAGGAACTGGAAGTCCTTATCGTTGGCGATGCGTTCTTCATGGCGCTTCTGCAGCGGTGCGACCAGCTCCTTCAGATCGCCCAGCGGCATGTATTGCGCCGGCTTGATCGCCACCCATGGCAGCGCATTGTCGTACGACGATTCGCCAAAGGTGTCCATATCGGTCAGCACCGGCAGCTTGATGTCCGGCGTCACACCGCGCAACTGGGTGGTGCCACCATTGATGCGGAAGAATTGGGCGATGGTCATTTTCAGTTCGCCGTAGCGCATCTTCTCGTTCGGCGCAAAGCGGTCGAGGTCGATCAGGGTCTGGACCGTGCCCTTGCCGAAGCTCGGCTCGCCGATCACGAGGCCGCGGCCGTAATCCTGGATCGCCGCCGCGAAGATCTCGGACGCCGAGGCAGAACCGCGGTTGATCAGCACGCCCATCGGACCGTCCCAGGCCAGGCCCGGCTTGGTGTCGCTCTCGACTTCGACCCGGCCTTCGGCGGTGCGCTGCATCACGACCGGACCCTTGTCGATGAACAGGCCGGTCAGCTCGACCGCCTCGGTCAGCGAACCGCCGCCGTTATTGCGCAAGTCGATCAGGACGTTGTCGACCTTCTCTTTCTTGAGTTCGGTCAAGATGCGTTCGACGTCGCGGGTCGCGCTGCGGAACTCGCGATCGCCCTTGCGACGCGCTTCGAAGTCCTGGTAGAAGGTCGGCAGCGCGATGACACCGATGCGGCGCTCGACGCCGTTTTCCTTGACCTTGATGATCGACTTCTTGGCGGCCTGCTCTTCCATGCTGATCTTGTTGCGCACCATCGAGACGGTCATGTGCTTGGCGTCGACGCCGCCGTCGCCCGGGATCACGTCCAGGCGCACAGTCGAGCCCTTCTCGCCGCGCACCAGCGCCACCACGTCGTCCAGGCGCCATCCCAGCACGTCGACGAATGGCTTGTCGCCCTGGGCCACGCCGACGATGCGGTCGCCGACCTTCAGCTTGCCCGACTTGTCGGCCGGGCTGCCCGGCACGATCTCGCGGATGATGGTGTAATCGTCACGCGACTGCAGCACGCAGCCGATGCCTTCGAGCGACAGACGCATCGCGATGTCGAAGTTGTCGGCCGAGCGTGGGCCAAGGTAGTTGGTGTGCGGCTCGATCGCGGTCGCATACGCGTTCATGAACATCTGGAACACGTCCTCGTTGTTCAGCTTGCGGATGCGGTTGACGTAGTTGTCATAGCGCTTGTCGAGCGTTTCGCGGATCGACTTGTCGTCCTTGCCGGCCAGCTTGAGGCGCAGCCAGTCGTTCTTGACCCGCTTGCGCCAGAGGTCGCGGATCTCGTCCTCATTCTTGGCCCAGGCCGCCTTTTCGCGGTCGAGCTGCATGGTCTCGTCGGTGGTGAAGTCGAAGTTGGTCTTGAGCAGACCACGCGCATAGGCCATGCGTTCGGCGAAGCGCTTCTGGTACAGATTGTAGATGGCGAACGGCGCGGTCAGGTCTTCATTGTTGATGGCGTCGTCCATCTGGGTGCGCAGCGCTGCAAGCCGGTCCAGGTCGGACTGGACGAAGTACAGCTTCTCGCCATCGAGCCCATCGAAGTAATTGTCGAAGATCTTGGCCGACATGGCGTCGTCCAGCGGCACCGGGCTGTAGTGGTAGCGGCCCAGCACGCGCGAGGCCCACAGGGCGGCCTGGGTCTGGGCGGCAATCGGCTTCATCTCGAGCGATGCCGGGGGCGCGGCGGTCTTCTTGGAGTCGGCGGACTTGGCAGGCGCCGCGGGCGTTGCGATGGCAGCCGATTTCTCGGGCTGTGCGGTCACCACATGGGCGGACATGGCAAATGCCATGGCGGCGATGAGCACGTGCTTCTTCATTCTGCGTTTCTCCGTACGGAATTCCTGCGGATTGCGACATGACCAATATCGATAAGCCAGCCATACCGCGCTTTGCGGTCCATTCTACAGGATACAAACACGTGCCAGAGGCGGCTTGTCCCGCTTGAAGCGCCGGAATCATCCGAAATTAAGTCTGACGTAAGCGATTTTTCGCCAAATCTTTACGCCTTGATAAGTACCAGCGCCGCATCCTTGAAATACCAGCATGCCAGGACCAGCGCCAGCAGTGGCGCCCAGGGCCAGGAGCGGGCCGCCAGCTTCCAGTCGACCGGCGATGGCCAGAATGACAGGAACTGGGGCGCGAGGAAGAACATGATGGCAAGGTCGACCGGCTCGAAGGCCAGGCCCCCGCGCGTGCGCCACCACGCCACGCCGAGCGGCACCAGCAGCACCAGCAGCGGCGCCAGAGCGGCCGGGGCCGCGTTGTACCAGCGCAGGTTGGCGAAGGTGACCGAGCCGAGTTCCCAGTTATGCCCGCCCTTGGGCCGTTTGATGCGGCGCGGGAACACGCTCATCCCGACCGGCTCGGCATTGGTCAGCAAGCCCACCGAAAAATGGGCGAGCTCATGGCACAGGGTGCCGGCGGCGGTGAAGACGAAGAAACCGGGATGGGCGCTGGAGGCGATCCACAGCAGCACGGCCAGCGCGGCCGAGGGGATCAGGTACAGAACGATGTCGAGTGCGGGCCCGGCCGCGGCGCAGGCGGCGGCAGGGAGCCAGGCGCCGCAAGCGAACGACATGGCGGGCTCAGGCCGAGTAGAAGCAGCGTCCGCAGGCCTGGCGGTAGCTTTCGTTGCCGCCGATGCTGACCTGTTCGCCTTCGCGGATGCGGCGACCCTGTTCGTCGACGCGGATATTCATGGTCGCCTTCTTGCCGCAGGTGCAGATATTCTTGATTTCCTCGATATCGTCGGCCAGCGCCAGCAGATAGGCCGAGCCGGGGAACGGCTCGCCGCGAAAATCGCTGCGCAGCCCATAGCAGATGACGGGCACCCCGCGCACCTGGGCCAACTGGTGCAGCTGGCTGACCTGGGCGCTGGTGAGGAACTGCGATTCATCCACGAGCAGGCAAGCCACGCCGGACACTTGCTCGAGGAAATTGGTGTCGGTGTCGAATACCTCGGCATTACGCTGGGCGCCCAGGCGCGAGGTGATCAGGCCGACGCCATAGCGGTTGTCGATCGCCGCCGTGTACAGCTTGACCTGCTGGCCCTGCTCTTCGTAGTTATGGGCGACCTGCAACAGGGCGGTCGATTTGCCGGCGTTCATTGCCGAATACCTGAAATAGAGTTTGGCCACTGCCCTGTCCTGCCTTGCTGTCCGATGAAGCGAAGCTGCGATTATAGCAAGCAGGAAACAGGCGCCGCCAGCCATTCGGCGCCGGACAAGACCGTGGTCAGTCCGAGATCGGCTGCGCCGGATTGCCCGCAACCTGGGCGCCGGGCGACACGTCATGCGTCACCACGCTGCCGGCCCCGACGATCGCATCGTCGCCGATCGTCACGCCGGGAAGAATGATGGCGCCGCCGCCGATCCAGACGTTGCGGCCGATGGCGACCGGCCGTCCGGATTCGAAGCCGGCGCGGCGCAGGGCCGGGTCGCGAGGATGGTCGGCGGTATAGATGTGCACGCCGGGGCCGATGCGGCAATCGTCGCCGATCGTGATCGGCGCGACGTCGAGGAAGACGCAGTCGAAGTTGATGAAGACGCGTGCGCCGAGGGTGATGTGCCAGCCGTAGTCGCAGTGGAAAGGCGGACGCACGGTCGTACCCTGCCCCGCGCGCGCGGTCCGCTCGCCCAGCAGCGACTGCCAGCTGGCCGGCTCGCCCAGCGCACCGTTGTAGCGCGCCAGCCAGGCCGCCGTGGCATTCTGTTCGGCGCGCAGCTCGGGATCGCTGGCGTGGTACGGCATGCCGGCCAACATCTTCTGTTTTTCGCTCAGTTCCACGCGGTCCTTTCTGAGTGCACCTGCTGTCAGCGACTGGTTTACGTCGGCTGACGTGGCTGACGGAGCGTGAACGGGAGACCCGTCCACCCTACTGCCCCGGATGGTATTTGCGTTCCAGGTTGCGCTCGATGTCTTCCTTGTAGAACAGCACGTCCTTGAACTCGCCGCGCGCATACATCGCCGCCTGGTCGTTGAAGTGCGGCGAACGCGGATCGCCGCTCTGGCCCCCGGCCAGGATGCTCTTGGCCTTGATGCGCGGGCCGAACTCGACCGCCGCGACGAAGCTGTTGCCGCGATCGCCATAGATGCGTTTGGTTTTCTGCTTGGCCGACATGCCGAACGAGGCCAGCGAGCCCCAGTTGGCCGACGCGAAAGCGACCGGAATACTGGGCTTGCTGTCGTCGTACTGCTGGTCGACGTCGCCACTGATGCGCTGGAAGCGGTTGATCTCGCCCCATGGCGTGCGCCAGTCGCCGAAGTCGGCCTGCAGCTTG
It includes:
- a CDS encoding acyl-CoA dehydrogenase family protein; the encoded protein is MDLYYSDEDLAFRDRVRAFLASHLPPELQHKVRQHLRLTRDDYVRWHRILAAQGWAAPGWPVEYGGPGWTPLQRHIFEQECALAGTPQVLPFGVNMVAPVIMAFGSQQQKDYYLPRILSCEDWWCQGYSEPGAGSDLAALKTSAVHVQDAEGGHYIVNGQKTWTTLAQHADMIFCLVRTDPGVRKQEGISFLLIDMRSPGVTVRPIAMLDEDHEVNEVFFDNVRVPVANLVGQENRGWTYAKYLLGHERTGIAAVGRSKRELAFVKRLALRERKRGRPLLDDPLFGAKVAALEIELMALEMTVLRVLARGEAAPGPEASMLKVKGTEIQQALTELMVEAAGPLALPFDPAYLGGAREHAIAGDDDAAPLAGYYFNYRKTSIYGGSNEIQRNIISQMILGL
- a CDS encoding PEP-CTERM sorting domain-containing protein (PEP-CTERM proteins occur, often in large numbers, in the proteomes of bacteria that also encode an exosortase, a predicted intramembrane cysteine proteinase. The presence of a PEP-CTERM domain at a protein's C-terminus predicts cleavage within the sorting domain, followed by covalent anchoring to some some component of the (usually Gram-negative) cell surface. Many PEP-CTERM proteins exhibit an unusual sequence composition that includes large numbers of potential glycosylation sites. Expression of one such protein has been shown restore the ability of a bacterium to form floc, a type of biofilm.) → MSTRHLVVAALLACAGAAQADVVSTTGFQNGWTAGNGTSVIGSGVLGSDVSLVGGVAHGSTGNLIGKASASLSSADAQKLFVQQGIDAAYVLSAGNGLLAARYGNSVSVINDGDGVKIVPGQNVGGGAAAPGAPVGGAPAAGGGGGAGSAPVGGGSAAPGGSSGSPAAPGSGSDSGGGNVTVPAPDADPVFNLPVQDQIGALPDQVNAVPEPGTIALMLAGLMGAGAFSRRRNAKQ
- a CDS encoding carboxy terminal-processing peptidase; the protein is MKKHVLIAAMAFAMSAHVVTAQPEKSAAIATPAAPAKSADSKKTAAPPASLEMKPIAAQTQAALWASRVLGRYHYSPVPLDDAMSAKIFDNYFDGLDGEKLYFVQSDLDRLAALRTQMDDAINNEDLTAPFAIYNLYQKRFAERMAYARGLLKTNFDFTTDETMQLDREKAAWAKNEDEIRDLWRKRVKNDWLRLKLAGKDDKSIRETLDKRYDNYVNRIRKLNNEDVFQMFMNAYATAIEPHTNYLGPRSADNFDIAMRLSLEGIGCVLQSRDDYTIIREIVPGSPADKSGKLKVGDRIVGVAQGDKPFVDVLGWRLDDVVALVRGEKGSTVRLDVIPGDGGVDAKHMTVSMVRNKISMEEQAAKKSIIKVKENGVERRIGVIALPTFYQDFEARRKGDREFRSATRDVERILTELKKEKVDNVLIDLRNNGGGSLTEAVELTGLFIDKGPVVMQRTAEGRVEVESDTKPGLAWDGPMGVLINRGSASASEIFAAAIQDYGRGLVIGEPSFGKGTVQTLIDLDRFAPNEKMRYGELKMTIAQFFRINGGTTQLRGVTPDIKLPVLTDMDTFGESSYDNALPWVAIKPAQYMPLGDLKELVAPLQKRHEERIANDKDFQFLQEDINEVLKLRKENLISLNEAVRRKERDAQDARSKLREARLAGTSSTPGEPASGPGSAEKRAETPDPTKPEKTVVAVRGTPRQDDGLQGDERDLKAELAAEKAAKDAKDVMLQEAANILADEVGMLKTDTRMASRVMPYMTVVDSK
- a CDS encoding thymidine kinase; this translates as MAKLYFRYSAMNAGKSTALLQVAHNYEEQGQQVKLYTAAIDNRYGVGLITSRLGAQRNAEVFDTDTNFLEQVSGVACLLVDESQFLTSAQVSQLHQLAQVRGVPVICYGLRSDFRGEPFPGSAYLLALADDIEEIKNICTCGKKATMNIRVDEQGRRIREGEQVSIGGNESYRQACGRCFYSA
- a CDS encoding sugar O-acetyltransferase, which produces MELSEKQKMLAGMPYHASDPELRAEQNATAAWLARYNGALGEPASWQSLLGERTARAGQGTTVRPPFHCDYGWHITLGARVFINFDCVFLDVAPITIGDDCRIGPGVHIYTADHPRDPALRRAGFESGRPVAIGRNVWIGGGAIILPGVTIGDDAIVGAGSVVTHDVSPGAQVAGNPAQPISD